Below is a window of Micromonospora chersina DNA.
GGCTGGACGCCCACGGTCGACCTCGACCACGGGCTCGCCGCGACCGTCGCCTGGTACCGGGACAACCGCGACTGGTGGACGCCACTCAAGCCGCACCGCTGACGGGCCTCTCACGCGCAGGGCCGCCGGACACCGCGCTCGCGGCGGCCGGCGGCCGGCCGGCGTCACTCGCCGGGCTGCTCCTCCTGCGGCTGGCCCTCCAGATCCGCCGAGCCCGCCGACGTGGTCGGCTTCTTCGCCTCCTCGGTCGGCACCGTCGGGGTCTTCGCCCGCCCCGGCGCCGGCGCGGCGTCCGCGCCCGCCTCCCCGTCCAGCAGCGCCGTCAGCGCCGCCCCGGTGATCCGGCGGAACGTGCGCCCCACCCGGCGCCGGTCCAGGACCGCCACCTCCAGCTGGTTCGCCGCGATCGTGCGGGCCGCCCCGCCCTCACCGCCGACGCTGCTCAACGCCTTGACCGCCGCCCGGACCGCCTCCGACAGCGACATCTCCGGCCGGTGCTCGTTCTTCAGCACCCCCGTGATCGCCTCGGCCTGGCCGCCCATCGCCATCCGGCCCGGCTCGTCGTTGACCGACCCGTCGTAGGTCAGCCGGTAGAGCGAGTCGTCGTCCGGCGTGGCGCCCACCTCGGCCACGCAGATCTCCACCTCGAACGGCTTGGACTGCTCGGTGAAGATCGCGCCCAGCGTCTGCGCGAACGCGTTCGCCAGGCCCAGCCCGGTCACGTCCCGCCGGTCGTAGCTCAGGCCGTTCAGGTCGGCCATCCGCACCCCGGCCCGGCGCAGGTTCTCGAACTCGTTGTAGCGGCCCACCGCCGCGAAGCCGATCCGGTCGTAGATCTCACTGACCTTGTGCAGGGTGCTGGACAGGTTCTCCGCGACGAAGAGCACCCCGCCCTCGTAGCTCAGGACCACCGCGCTGCGGCCCCGGGCGATGCCCTTGCGGGCCAACTCGGAGCGGTCGCGCATGATCTGCTCGGGCGAGGCGTAGAACTGCATGGCCACGGCGGCGGT
It encodes the following:
- the prcA gene encoding proteasome subunit alpha, which encodes MAMQFYASPEQIMRDRSELARKGIARGRSAVVLSYEGGVLFVAENLSSTLHKVSEIYDRIGFAAVGRYNEFENLRRAGVRMADLNGLSYDRRDVTGLGLANAFAQTLGAIFTEQSKPFEVEICVAEVGATPDDDSLYRLTYDGSVNDEPGRMAMGGQAEAITGVLKNEHRPEMSLSEAVRAAVKALSSVGGEGGAARTIAANQLEVAVLDRRRVGRTFRRITGAALTALLDGEAGADAAPAPGRAKTPTVPTEEAKKPTTSAGSADLEGQPQEEQPGE